Within the Gracilinema caldarium DSM 7334 genome, the region TGAGAGCAAGGGCAAGGGCACTTTCAGCAGTCTGGTCAAGTTCCTTCGCACGACCAGCTCCAATTGCTCGGGCAACAAGAGAAGATACACCACCTGAAATACCGAAGCTCGCTGCAAGAAAAATAAAAAATAACGGGAACACAAGCCCTGTGGCACCCACAAGATACGGGTCAGATGGATTTATTTGGGCAATAAACCAGGTATCTACAATGTTGTAGAGAAGATTAAATGCCTGACCTGCAAGAACCGGCAGACCTAATCTGATAAGTAACGGACTAATTGGACCAGATCGTAGATTGATAGTATTCATATGGTATAACAGTAAAACCGGTACTAATATATTAGTCAATAATTATATTCATACTGTAAACCGCTGGTTAACAAATCAGACAAAAATGAAAGCACCGGTTGGTGGCATTTCTACTGCAGATTTTACACTATCTCAAAGATAACGGATATAAACAAAAAATGGTGGAGGATGTTCTTTCTTGTTTTGAACATGTATATCAGGCTGATGGTATCACCTTGATGGACGTGTATATTAATGTACTTAAGTAGCTCTATCGTTTGTAGCTTGTGCAACCGATTTATCTAAAAATCATCTGCACAAAGGAACGTAAGCCTTCTTTCCATACTGACCATTCGTGGTTACCGGGCATCGTTTTATAGGTATGGGGTATCCCTTTGGAGGTTAAATAGTTATTGACATTCTGGGAAACAAAAAGAAGATTGTCTGACTCGCCGCAGAGTACATAGATAAGGGGACTTGTTTTGTTATTTTCCACCTTGAACTTTGTAACATCCGTATTCGGAGCAGGAGAAAAAGCCCCTACATACTCAAAAAGGTCAGGATGGGCAAGCCCAAAATTAAGGGCTTGCCCGCCTCCCATAGAAAGGCCACAAATAGCTCGATGAGCTCTATCACCATACACAGAATATCTTTTTTCTATAAATGGCATGAGATCATTCAATACATCAAACTCAAAACGAGCAAAAGCAGCTTGTGCCTCTGCGCCATACACATCCCGAGGGACCGTATCGGGATTCATTGCCCTGCCATTAGGAAACACCAGTATCATTGGTTTGACCAGCTTATTTTTATATAACTGATCCATGATTTCTTTCGGCGAACCATTGATGATCCATTCATCTTCGGTACCCCCAATACCATGCAAAACGTAAACAATACTATATTTTTTTGATGGGTTATAATTTTCTGGCAGATACACATAACAATTCCGATTTGCTTTTGTTGTTGTGGAATAATAGGTTTCCTTTATCATGGTACCTCCCATTAATGTATTGTTAGAAATAGTTTGTGCATCAGTCTTGGGGATATACAGACAAGCAAACAAAACCAGAAGCTTTATTAAAATCCGATTGTTAGTGCTCATAACAGGAATTTTCCTTAAGTAAAATCTATTCACCTATTTCTTACCAGATTTTAAACTTGAAAATATCGTCCTGACAAGTCAAAGGATTAAAATAATTAACACCACACAACTTGAAAGCAAACATAAAAACTACTACACTTATCGAACTACATCGGTGGATGCCCCTCGCAAATAGCGTAATACTCACCATCCCGCTTATCCTCTTTTACGGTTCTATTTATGTGCTGGTGCGGGCGTGGCGGGAATATCATTATCAGGGTCAGGTTGATGAATGGCTGGCGCATATCATACACCGTGCTCCACGGATTGCAGCCATCCTCATCATCCTATTTGTTAGCCTTTTTTCACTTGATGTGTTTGAAATGGATGCCAGTCCCCTAAAAATACTGGGCGCTTTTCTTATTCACAACATTCCTTCCTTATAACATTCACGATCGTTTTCTAAATAGCCGGTACAGAAGGGGACTTTCCACATCTATTGCTTTCTTGGGGCACATTTCCTGACAGCAAAAACAGCGGATACACTTGGAGTAGTTATAAACGGGCGGGCTTGTTCGTTTGCCATCATTGAACTGCAGAGCCTTGCCTTCGACGGGGCAGGCATCGACACAGATACCGCACTTAATACATTTCTGGGCCACAATGCGGGGCCAGGACGACCAGCGCTGGGCTGCATGTTTCCCGAGGGTAAGAAGCGCCTGCGGAACGAGGGTATGGTTGCCATTATCGTGTTTCAGGTGCAGGGGTTTGCGTACCACATCAAAATCGGGGGCCATGAGGGACGGGAGGGGATCCCCCAAAAATTCTATTTCATCCTCCAGATAGGTTCCAAGGCCGTATTCCTTTCCATAAAAATTGGTTGGTACAAAGGATGGGTCGTTACCGCTTCTTCCGGCCGGGAAGATGCCAGGTTATTGACCTTAAAGAGGACCCGTTCATCGAGGTTGATGAGCGATTCCAGCCCGCCGAGGAGTTCCAAACCCTGGCGGACCCTTTCATAGACCGTGTTTTCATCATAGCTTTCGCAGCGCAGCAGTACTACCTGAGATTTCATATAGTGCATGACTCCTGTTTTACCTATTGCTTGCCCCTCGGCTCTCGTACCCCGAAACGGCTTATTTCTGCATGGCCCGCTGGCGGCGGGCTTACTTTTGCGCGACCCTCTGACGGAATACTTATTTCTCTCTAGCCCGCTGGCGGCGGGCTTCGTAGAGGAGCACCCCGGCGGCTACGGACACATTGAGGGAATCGACCTGGCCGCTAGTGGGAATCGAAACCATACCATCGCAGGTTTCCTTAAGGAGCCGCGATATACCTGAGCCTTCGCTCCCCATGATAAGAACGGTCCTGCCCCGGAGGTCCTTGTCATAGACCGCTTCTCCCTTCATATCAGCCCCATAGACCCAGAAACCTGCATCCTTGAGCTGTTCCACAGAACGAACCAGATTAGACACGATGGCAATAGGCACCCAGGCGACGGTACCGGCACTGGTTTTAGA harbors:
- a CDS encoding alpha/beta hydrolase, whose protein sequence is MSTNNRILIKLLVLFACLYIPKTDAQTISNNTLMGGTMIKETYYSTTTKANRNCYVYLPENYNPSKKYSIVYVLHGIGGTEDEWIINGSPKEIMDQLYKNKLVKPMILVFPNGRAMNPDTVPRDVYGAEAQAAFARFEFDVLNDLMPFIEKRYSVYGDRAHRAICGLSMGGGQALNFGLAHPDLFEYVGAFSPAPNTDVTKFKVENNKTSPLIYVLCGESDNLLFVSQNVNNYLTSKGIPHTYKTMPGNHEWSVWKEGLRSFVQMIFR
- a CDS encoding DUF7670 domain-containing protein yields the protein MKANIKTTTLIELHRWMPLANSVILTIPLILFYGSIYVLVRAWREYHYQGQVDEWLAHIIHRAPRIAAILIILFVSLFSLDVFEMDASPLKILGAFLIHNIPSL
- a CDS encoding 4Fe-4S binding protein, which encodes MGDPLPSLMAPDFDVVRKPLHLKHDNGNHTLVPQALLTLGKHAAQRWSSWPRIVAQKCIKCGICVDACPVEGKALQFNDGKRTSPPVYNYSKCIRCFCCQEMCPKKAIDVESPLLYRLFRKRS